Proteins encoded together in one Schumannella luteola window:
- a CDS encoding YbaB/EbfC family nucleoid-associated protein, with protein sequence MQFTGDEIEQMMAETRETHARLAERAAEVEALTATATSKDRVLSATVDARGVLTDLKITGQSWRELAPKELCSRIVDVVAQAQSDVQNRGRELLEGAGPDGLDPTAGLPSADEMTAMMQDLVAQFGEVSK encoded by the coding sequence ATGCAGTTCACCGGAGACGAGATCGAGCAGATGATGGCCGAGACGCGCGAGACGCACGCCCGGCTGGCCGAACGCGCGGCGGAGGTCGAGGCGCTCACCGCGACCGCGACATCCAAAGACCGTGTTCTGAGCGCGACGGTCGACGCGCGCGGCGTGCTCACCGACCTCAAGATCACGGGTCAGTCGTGGCGCGAGCTCGCGCCGAAGGAGCTCTGCTCCCGCATCGTCGACGTCGTCGCGCAGGCGCAGAGCGACGTGCAGAACCGCGGTCGCGAACTGCTCGAGGGCGCCGGGCCCGACGGGCTCGACCCCACGGCGGGCCTGCCGTCGGCCGACGAGATGACCGCGATGATGCAGGATCTCGTCGCGCAGTTCGGGGAGGTCTCGAAATGA
- the eccB gene encoding type VII secretion protein EccB — protein sequence MYGRRDLVDAHLFLRGRLSAAVLRSDPDAPDRPLRRTATGMAIGLAVAAGAVVVVVVLNIFLFTTNDSWRNQAGALLVDKSTGSRYLLIDDTLHPVMNLASAALLVGGRPAVIQVSSEDLASVPRGEAVGREGLPDELPSPQATSPVWAACATGDGTALAIGGAPRVTPVGDDEGVLVRADDRLTLIWQGTRSDLAGPWAARALGFEPSAAVPVDDAWLDTIPGGRDIDLSELTLGGEGPAIAGAPTTLGQLVEADGDGSRYVVTAQGLMPVTETVAALLSAEQEHQLPEPRTITTRDLVATSVTKAAAWQSELPSTPPTAVGADLTPCSVWDDGTTTIATVAASSKAGGASAASATASSSSADSGSTDAAGAVRVAPGAGLLASTAAAPGVRGAGLYLVADDGTKYPVADAATASALGLDASSSPAVPAALLALLPTGPTIAK from the coding sequence ATGTACGGACGACGTGATCTGGTGGATGCGCACCTCTTCCTGCGCGGGCGCCTCTCGGCGGCGGTGCTGCGCTCCGACCCCGACGCCCCCGACCGCCCGCTGCGCCGCACCGCGACCGGCATGGCGATCGGGCTCGCGGTGGCCGCCGGCGCGGTCGTCGTCGTGGTCGTGCTCAACATCTTCCTGTTCACGACGAACGACTCCTGGCGCAACCAGGCCGGCGCGCTGCTCGTCGACAAGTCGACCGGCAGCCGCTACCTGCTCATCGACGACACCCTGCACCCGGTCATGAACCTCGCCTCGGCCGCGCTGCTCGTGGGCGGCCGGCCGGCTGTCATCCAGGTGTCGAGCGAAGACCTCGCCTCGGTGCCGCGCGGCGAGGCCGTCGGCAGAGAGGGTCTGCCCGACGAGCTGCCCAGCCCGCAGGCGACCTCGCCCGTCTGGGCCGCCTGCGCCACCGGCGACGGCACGGCGCTCGCGATCGGGGGCGCCCCGCGCGTGACCCCGGTCGGCGACGACGAGGGCGTGCTCGTGCGCGCCGACGACCGGCTCACGCTGATCTGGCAGGGCACCCGCTCCGATCTCGCCGGGCCCTGGGCCGCCCGGGCCCTCGGCTTCGAGCCGAGCGCCGCCGTGCCGGTGGACGACGCCTGGCTCGACACCATCCCCGGCGGCCGCGACATCGACCTCAGCGAGCTCACGCTCGGCGGCGAGGGCCCGGCGATCGCCGGCGCGCCGACGACGCTCGGCCAGCTCGTCGAGGCCGACGGCGACGGAAGCCGCTACGTCGTGACCGCGCAGGGGCTCATGCCCGTCACCGAGACCGTCGCCGCGCTGCTCTCCGCCGAGCAAGAGCACCAGCTGCCCGAGCCGCGCACCATCACGACCCGCGACCTCGTCGCCACGTCGGTGACGAAGGCCGCCGCCTGGCAGAGCGAGCTGCCCTCGACGCCCCCCACGGCGGTCGGCGCCGACCTCACGCCCTGCTCGGTGTGGGATGACGGCACGACCACGATCGCGACCGTCGCCGCGAGCTCGAAGGCCGGCGGAGCCTCGGCCGCGTCAGCCACCGCATCCTCCTCTTCCGCAGACTCCGGATCGACCGACGCGGCCGGCGCCGTGCGGGTCGCCCCCGGCGCCGGCCTGCTCGCCTCCACCGCCGCCGCCCCCGGCGTCCGCGGAGCCGGCCTCTACCTCGTCGCCGACGACGGCACCAAGTACCCCGTCGCCGACGCCGCCACCGCATCCGCCCTCGGGCTCGATGCCTCCAGCTCCCCCGCCGTGCCGGCCGCGCTGCTCGCGCTGCTGCCGACGGGGCCCACGATCGCGAAGTAG